The following is a genomic window from Actinomadura sp. WMMB 499.
ACCACCGCATCGTGATCTTCGTGGCGACGACCGTCGCCAGCGACATCGGCGGCTACTTCGCCGGGTCGTTCCTGGGCAGGCACAAGATGGCGCCGACGATCAGCCCCAAGAAGACCTGGGAGGGCTTCACCGGTTCGGCCCTGACGTGCATGGCCGTCGGCGGCTGGCTGGTGTGGTGGCTGCTGGACGGCGGGCGGATCTGGCACGGCGTCGTGATCGGCCTCGCGGTCGTGTTCACCGCGACCGTCGGCGATCTCATCGAGTCGATGGTCAAGCGGGACCTGGGGATCAAGGACATGGGGACCCTGCTGCCCGGCCACGGCGGTGTGATGGACCGCCTCGACTCCCTCGTGGCGACCGCCCCCGTGGTGTGGCTGCTCCTGGAACTGTTCGTCCCCACCACGTGACCGGCGCGGTGGTCACGTGACGGGCACGCGGGCCCGGCTTAAGACGTCCCCAAGGGCTTAAGACAGCACCCATGTGCGTCCCTCGCGGGCGAGTCGCCGTACGAGAGCATCCGACCCCTCCGTCTTGGCGAAGCGGTGCTCCTCGGCGGTGACGGGGACGAGCCATAGCCATCGTACGGGGTCGCCTTGTACGGTCAGGCCGGTCAACGCGGGGGGAGCCGGCCCGGTGAGCCGGGTCGGGTCCTCCAAGAGGAGGACGCCCGCCCACTCCCTCCCTTCACCGCCCATGGGGAACGGGCGGTCGTCGTGAGGCCACTTGACGACGTCACCGGGTGCGAACCACGTCACCGAACGCCAGGGACGCGGCGCGAGCCAGGGGAAGACGTCGCCGGTCCGGCGGGCGGGCAGTGTGCTTGCCAAGGCGAGCTCTATGCGGGCGTAGGGGGAGACGTCCTGCTCGTACAGTTCGATCGTCGGCATGCGCTGCAGGCTCATCCCGACCGTGCTCAACACGGTGAACTCCCGGCCGTCACGTGGCGGGCGTTCCGTGAGCCCGACGGTCGGCATGGTGCCGGGCTTGCCGTTGGCCGAACGCCGTCCCACATCGTGCAGGTAACGTCCACCTGGGCCGACCCGTTGCAGCAGATGCCCGAGGACGGACTGCTGGTAATCCGCCCAAGAGTTCTTGGCACGCGAGGTCTTCCAGTGGACGCGCGCGCGGTCTATGCGGGTTCCGAAGTCGGCGATCTCCTCTGCGAGGGGGAACGCGAACGGGCTCTGCTCGGCGGCGTCCCGGGCGTAACCGGGGATTCCCCGCCCCATGTCGGACCATCCAGGGATGACGAAGAGCGGGTCTCCCGCTTCGAGAACGGCGACACCGTCGCCCTCCTCGAACCAGACGACCTCCAGGGCGCCGGCCTCCGGGACGTCCCGTCCCTCGGGGCGCCGGACGTGCGACTCCGGCAGGAGGGGCGCCGTGCCCGCGTCCAGCCGGGTCCGGTCCAGGCCCTCCGGTGCGGCGCGGTGGTTGGCGACCCACACGGCACCGACGACGGATTCTCCCGGATCCTTCAGGTACGCGGCGGTGACGGTGCCGTCGGTCTCGATGACGAGCCGGCGGCTTCCGTACGGGCTGGTCTCGGCGTGGACGACGGCCGCGGCCCGGTTCCGGGCCGCGGCGGCGCCCCTGCGCAAAACCGACATGATCGAGACCTTAGTCGTCCACGAGATCATGTGCAGTCATGTCGCCCATCGCCCGAGCGGCGGGCCCGGACGGACGGTCGAGGCACACGCGGGTGTTTGCGACACTGGAAGCACCATGTCTGCCACCACCGAGCCAGCCACCGGAACCACCGGGCAGCCGGACGGCTCCGCGCCCCGCAAGACGCCGGCGAAGCTGGTCTTCGCCGCGCCCCGGCGCGGCAAGCCGCCGCGGCACCTCGCCGACCTCGCCCCCGCGGAGCGCCGCGCGGCGGTCGCCGACCTGGGCGAGAAGCCGTTCCGGGCCGACCAGCTGTCACGGCACTACTTCGCCCGCCTGGTCGACGACCCCGCCGAGATGACCGACCTCCCGGCCGCGGCCCGCGACCGCCTCGTCTCCGCGCTGCTGCCGTCGCTGCTCACGCCCGTCCGTGAGATGGACTGCGACGGCGGCAAGACGCTCAAGACCGTCTGGAAGGCGTTCGACGGCGTCCTGTTCGAATCCGTGCTGATGCGCTATCCCGACCGGGCCACCATGTGCGTCTCCTCGCAGGCCGGGTGCGGCATGAACTGCCCGTTCTGCGCCACCGGGCAGGCGGGGCTCACCCGGAACCTTTCCACGGCCGAGATCGTCGAGCAGGTCGCCGCGGGCGCGCGCGCACTGGCCCGTGGACGTGTCCCAGGTGGTCCGGGACGTGTGTCCAACATCGTCTTCATGGGCATGGGCGAGCCCTTGGCGAACTACAAGTCCGTCATGGGCGCGGTGCGCCGCATCACCGATCCCGCGCCCGCCGGGCTGGGCATCTCGCAACGCTCGGTCACTGTCTCGACGGTCGGGCTCGTGCCCGCCATCGAGAAGCTGGCCGCCGAGGACCTGTCCGTGCGGCTCGCCGTGTCGCTGCACGCGCCCGACGACGAGCTCCGCGACGACCTCGTCCCGGTCAACAACCGCTGGAAGGTCGCCGAGGTCCTGGACGCCGCGTGGGCGTACGCCGACCGCAGCGGTCGCCGCGTGTCGATCGAGTACGCACTCATCAAGGACGTCAACGACCAGGCGTGGCGGGCGGATCTTCTCGGCAGGCTCTTGCGCGGGCATCTGGCACACGTCAATCTGATCCCGTTGAACCCGACGCCGGGCTCCAAGTGGACCGCGTCCCGGCCGGAGGACGAACGGGAGTTCGTCCGGCGGCTGGAGCACCACGGAGTCCCGGTCACGGTGCGCGACACTCGGGGCAGGGAGATCGACGGGGCCTGCGGACAGCTGGCCGCCTCGACCGAGGACTGAGCGCCCGCGGTGTGCTCCCCCGCACCCCGGCCGGGCGCGGGGAACAGTTGAGGAGCACCTGTGCGGGGCAAGAAGGACACGCGGCTGCCCGTCGTCCTCCGGGGCTACGACCGGGAGCAGGTGGACGGCCTGCTCGAGGAGATCCGCAGGTCGTTGAACGGTGGGGCGCCGCTGACCGCCGACGAGGTCCGCGCGCGGCGCTTCGACGTCGTCCTGCGCGGCTACGATCCCCGCGCGGTGGACGAACTGGTCTGCGAGTGCATCCGTGACCTGCAGGCGGCCGGACCGATCGGCGAGCGCGCCGGCCGTCCGCGCGTCCATCCGGACTGGCTGATCTCCTGGATCCAGAACGCGCGATTCCCCAGCGTGCGCGTGCGGACGGGGTACGACGTGCGGGACGTGGACGCCTTCCTGGAACGCGTCATCGCGGGCCTGCGCGGTACCGCCCCGCCGGTGACCCCCGCCGACGTGCGCGCCAGCGTTTTCCGCATGACCCGTCTGAGTCCCGGTTACGACGTGGGCGAGGTCGACACGTTCCTCACCCAGCTCACGGACGCCCTCGAACGCCGCTGACGAGAGTTATCCACAGTTTTCCGGCGGGGTGGCGAACGCCTCCGCGGCGCGCAACGCTACGTGCATGGACGAATTCACCGCGCAGCGGCGGCGGCTGCGCCACCTCCTCGAGATCTTCCTCGCCCCCGAGATGCTCGGCGCCGTGCTCCCCCTGGCCCGGCCCGCCCTCCGGCTCACCGAGGGTGAGGGTACCCCGGTCGACCTCGGGGGCACCCCGCGCCTGCCGGCGGGGGTGCCGTGGCCGGAGTGGGGCGGACGGCCACTGGACTTCCTCGGCGTCATCGACTTCGCCGACCTGCCGGCGTCAGGCGCGATACCCGGGGTGCCCGCCACGGGATCCGCCGCCTTCTACTACGCCAGCGAGGTGCCGCGGCCCTGGGGCGACGCGGCGGCCCAGCGCGACGGCTGGCGCGTCTTCACCGGCGCTCTTGAACGCGCGTCCCCACCGCCCGGCGCCGTGGTCTTCCCCAGCACTCGCCTGCACGCCGTCCCGTTCCTGTCCCTGCCTTCTCCGCAGGAGCCGACCCTCCGGCGCCTGGAGATGAGGTATCCCGGGCTTCTGGCCGTCTACTGGCAGTTGCACGCCGTGTGGTCGCGGCATCTCGAACCCGACGGCGTTCCGGCCCACCAGCTGGGCGGCTGGCCGGCCCTTGTCCAGCGTCCGATCGAACCCGACTGCTTGTACGCGTCCACCGGACGCCCCCTCGAGTCTCTCGGCTCACCGGTGCTCTCGCACGAGGAGGCACGCGCGGCCGAGGACTGGCGCCTCCTGCTCCAACTCGACTCCGACCGTCGCCTCGGCTGGTACTGGGGCGACCCCGGCCGCGTCTACTTCTGCGGTCGCCGCGACGCCCCTCTGGAGGACGCATGGCTGACCGTGCAAGCCGCGTGAACCGCGTTGCCCCGTCCACGCCACAGCGGACGCAAAGCGCATCGTCGCCTGGCCGGCGCCGCCCCGCTCGAAGCCCCAGCCACGAGCACCGGCCACTGGCGTCGACGGCTTCATGTTCGCCTCAACGAGGGCCGCCGACCATCCGGCGGGCCACTACCGCACCGGCCGACCGGGGCCGCGTGCATCGGGGTGGCTGGTGGCGGCCGATGGAGGGCGGTCGACGGGCGCCGGACGGACGGCGCAGGCGTCCGGCACGCCGGCCACACCGCGCAGCGTCCGGCACTCGGCCGTCCCGCCACCGTTGCCTACTTCGTGTCCCCGGCAAGCGGGATCTTGGTCGCGGGGCTGGGCATGACTGACTGTCCCGGTCATCGATCATCCGGGGGTGTTGTCATCCGGGCCGGGGAGCGCCGCCGTTCGCAGGGGCGCCGATGACGGATGAGGAGGCGCCGGTGCGCGAGCTCAGGAGCGGAAACGGTCGGTCGCGATGTAGGCGGCTCCGACCAGTCCCGTCCAGATCGACAGGTGCAGCGCGATCCCGGAGAAGTCCGAGACGAAAACGTCCGAGCCGTCGTGCGCCGCCCGCAGCCAGTCGATCATCGGCACCGAGAGACCGGAGAACGGGCCGAGGCCGAGCAGGATCAGCGCGGTCGCTCCGCCGATGAGCGTCAGCAGCGAGACCCCGGGAGAGGGGAGGACGGCCCTGCTCGTCCACGCGCCGAGCAGCGTCCCCGCGGCCGCCACGAGCGCGTTGAGCGCGCACCCGGCAAGCACGGCGGGGCCGGGTGAGCCCAGTGATACCGCATGACCGAGAGGAGCAGCCAGTGCGACGATGCCCAGACCCAGATTCACCAGGTACGCGGCGAACAGTCCCGCCCAGACGGGAGCCCGAGGGTGCCGTGCCGCGGCGGCCGTCAGTGCCCGCTGCTCGTCCGGTGCCGTGTCGAGGAGGCCGCGCGCCGCCCAGGCCCAGATGGGGAACATGAACGCCGCGCCGTCGCCGAACGTGCCGACCGCGAGTTCCGCCGCCTCCGGTCCGCCCGGTGCCTGCGACAGCATCAGGCCCACGATGAACACGACGGCGATCAATGGAGGCAGGACGCGCAGCGACCGGATGTAGGCCGCCGTCTGGAACCGGACGATCGTGATCACCGCGCGGGCCTCCGTACCCGGTACCCGTCCGCACGCAGCTTGGCCTCCACGGTGTCGAGTTCGTCCTCGGCGACCACGACCTCCAAGACGGCCTGCTCGGGCATTGCCGCGCCCTCCTCCAGCACGGTGACCGTGCCGTCGGCCACACGCACCCGCCCGACGCCGGGCAGAGGTTCGATGCACCGCTGATGGTCGCTGATGACGACGATGGCGCCGCGCGCGGCGAGGTCGGAGACCAGGCCGGGGAGTGTCTCGCGCGTCGCCGCGTCCAGTCCGGCGAACGGCTCGTCCAGCACGAGGAGCCCGGGGTCGTCCAACAGAGCCTGGGCGAGCCCGACCTTCTGCGCGCTGCCCTTGGACAGTTCCGGGAGCCGCACGTCGAGCAGACGCGCGAACCCGAGCCGCTCCGCCCATCCGCCGACCGCGTCCGCCCGAACACCCCTGATGGAGGCCATGTGCGTCAGATAGGACCGAACCGTGAACGGCTGGTCGACGGGGAACCGTTCGGGCGCGTACCCCACACGGCGCGGGCGCCCGCTGACCGTCCCCCTGCCTGGTCGCCGCAGGCCGGCGACCAGCCGCAGGAAGGTGGACTTCCCCGCGCCGTTGCTTCCCGTGACCTCGATGACCCGCCCCGGTTCCAGGGCGAGGTCGACGCCTCGGAGAACCCACGGGCCCCGCCTGCGGTAGCGGAAGGCCACATTCTCGAACAGCACCGTGGGCACTTTAGCGAGCGCCGTGTAAGAGCGACGTCAGCCGGCGCCCGTCGGGCAGAATGCCGCTCATGGCCAACTCCGCCGAGCCCTGCGTCTTCTGCGAGATCGTGAAAGGAGAACGACCCGCGCACATCGTCCTCGACGTACCGGACGCCGTGGCGTTCCTCGACGCGCGCCCGCTGTTCAAAGGGCACACACTGCTGGTCCCGCGCACCCACTACGAGACCTTGACGGACGTCCCGCCCGATCTGCTCGGCCCGCTCTTCTCCCAAGCGCAGCGACTGGCCGCCGCGATGGAGCCGGCCTTCGACGCCGCGGGATCGTTCGTGGCCATGAACAACCGGATCAGCCAGAGTGTCCCGCACCTGCACGTCCACGTCGTCCCTCGTAAACGCAAGGACGGGCTCCGCGGTTTCTTCTGGCCACGCCACAAGTACGACTCCGACGCCGAGGCCGCCGACCACGCCGCCCGCCTGGCCGATGCCCTCGACTGACCGGCACGACCGGGGGCCGCTCACGCTCTGCCACGCCCGCACCCTCGTCAGCTGTGAACCGCCGCCCGCCGAGGTGCTGATTCGAAAATCAGCACCCCTTGTTTCGTAGCCACTGGTCAGGCAGCTCCTTCTGACCCACGGGCTCGGAACGCACCAAGACCACACGACGTCCGCCGGAAGACCGCACACCGATTTCCCCGCACACAGGGTGTCGCCGTCAGGCGACCGGATTACCGACCCGCCTGGCCGCCCCGATGGACGAGCCGGGGCGGAGGAGTGGGATGCCGCGATGGCGGTGAACCGGGACGTGCCGTGAACCGGGACGTGCCGTTCCTGCTCGGGCAGCGGTCGAGGAGCCTCCGCTCGCCCAGCGCGGGTGATGGCCCGGACGGAGGTGGTCGGCCTGGAAACGGGGCACTCGGGCGTCGGGCGGTATGCGCGGTCTTGGAAAGGCTTGGAAGCGGGGTGTCCGTGATGTCCGTGCCGGGTCGTCCCTCGGCTTCCTCCATCCGTTAGCTTAACCCGGTTAATATTCTGACTCGGTCAGAATATTGTTTCGGTAGCGTGCATTGTTACGGTGGGCTATGACCGAGCCGAGCTGAGGGAGCGCAAGAAGGAGCGCATCCGCGAGGCGATCTCGGAAGCCGCGATCACCCTGTTCGCGAAGTCGGGCTTCGACGGGGTGACCTTCGCGGAGATCGCGGCCGCCGCGGAGGTGTCGAAGCCGACCCCCTTCGCGTACTTCCCGCCCAAAGAGGATCTGGTGCTGCAC
Proteins encoded in this region:
- a CDS encoding ABC transporter ATP-binding protein, translating into MLFENVAFRYRRRGPWVLRGVDLALEPGRVIEVTGSNGAGKSTFLRLVAGLRRPGRGTVSGRPRRVGYAPERFPVDQPFTVRSYLTHMASIRGVRADAVGGWAERLGFARLLDVRLPELSKGSAQKVGLAQALLDDPGLLVLDEPFAGLDAATRETLPGLVSDLAARGAIVVISDHQRCIEPLPGVGRVRVADGTVTVLEEGAAMPEQAVLEVVVAEDELDTVEAKLRADGYRVRRPAR
- a CDS encoding phosphatidate cytidylyltransferase produces the protein MAIGVGAGLGALVLVSLYTVKEIFLGVMVLFLFLGMRELTEAFKSRDIRVPFIPVATGMVATPVVAYIWGSTAVVAAVSLTILALLVTRMTEGSDGYVRDVSAGALTSGWLVLMGGIVALLMAPGDGDHRIVIFVATTVASDIGGYFAGSFLGRHKMAPTISPKKTWEGFTGSALTCMAVGGWLVWWLLDGGRIWHGVVIGLAVVFTATVGDLIESMVKRDLGIKDMGTLLPGHGGVMDRLDSLVATAPVVWLLLELFVPTT
- a CDS encoding HIT family protein, giving the protein MANSAEPCVFCEIVKGERPAHIVLDVPDAVAFLDARPLFKGHTLLVPRTHYETLTDVPPDLLGPLFSQAQRLAAAMEPAFDAAGSFVAMNNRISQSVPHLHVHVVPRKRKDGLRGFFWPRHKYDSDAEAADHAARLADALD
- a CDS encoding DivIVA domain-containing protein; protein product: MRGKKDTRLPVVLRGYDREQVDGLLEEIRRSLNGGAPLTADEVRARRFDVVLRGYDPRAVDELVCECIRDLQAAGPIGERAGRPRVHPDWLISWIQNARFPSVRVRTGYDVRDVDAFLERVIAGLRGTAPPVTPADVRASVFRMTRLSPGYDVGEVDTFLTQLTDALERR
- a CDS encoding suppressor of fused domain protein, with the protein product MSVLRRGAAAARNRAAAVVHAETSPYGSRRLVIETDGTVTAAYLKDPGESVVGAVWVANHRAAPEGLDRTRLDAGTAPLLPESHVRRPEGRDVPEAGALEVVWFEEGDGVAVLEAGDPLFVIPGWSDMGRGIPGYARDAAEQSPFAFPLAEEIADFGTRIDRARVHWKTSRAKNSWADYQQSVLGHLLQRVGPGGRYLHDVGRRSANGKPGTMPTVGLTERPPRDGREFTVLSTVGMSLQRMPTIELYEQDVSPYARIELALASTLPARRTGDVFPWLAPRPWRSVTWFAPGDVVKWPHDDRPFPMGGEGREWAGVLLLEDPTRLTGPAPPALTGLTVQGDPVRWLWLVPVTAEEHRFAKTEGSDALVRRLAREGRTWVLS
- a CDS encoding YwqG family protein, with product MDEFTAQRRRLRHLLEIFLAPEMLGAVLPLARPALRLTEGEGTPVDLGGTPRLPAGVPWPEWGGRPLDFLGVIDFADLPASGAIPGVPATGSAAFYYASEVPRPWGDAAAQRDGWRVFTGALERASPPPGAVVFPSTRLHAVPFLSLPSPQEPTLRRLEMRYPGLLAVYWQLHAVWSRHLEPDGVPAHQLGGWPALVQRPIEPDCLYASTGRPLESLGSPVLSHEEARAAEDWRLLLQLDSDRRLGWYWGDPGRVYFCGRRDAPLEDAWLTVQAA
- the rlmN gene encoding 23S rRNA (adenine(2503)-C(2))-methyltransferase RlmN; this translates as MSATTEPATGTTGQPDGSAPRKTPAKLVFAAPRRGKPPRHLADLAPAERRAAVADLGEKPFRADQLSRHYFARLVDDPAEMTDLPAAARDRLVSALLPSLLTPVREMDCDGGKTLKTVWKAFDGVLFESVLMRYPDRATMCVSSQAGCGMNCPFCATGQAGLTRNLSTAEIVEQVAAGARALARGRVPGGPGRVSNIVFMGMGEPLANYKSVMGAVRRITDPAPAGLGISQRSVTVSTVGLVPAIEKLAAEDLSVRLAVSLHAPDDELRDDLVPVNNRWKVAEVLDAAWAYADRSGRRVSIEYALIKDVNDQAWRADLLGRLLRGHLAHVNLIPLNPTPGSKWTASRPEDEREFVRRLEHHGVPVTVRDTRGREIDGACGQLAASTED